The genomic stretch CCGGTCCTGCAGGCTCTGTCCCTGCAGCAGTTCCATGACGATGAAGGGCAGGCCGTCATGCGACTCGATATCGAAAATAGTGCAAATATTGGGATGATTCAGAGAAGAGGTGGCGCGGGCTTCCAGGATAAATCGGTCCAGCGAGCCGCCGTTCCCGGCCACGTTTTCAGGGATGAACTTGAGGGCGACACGCCGGCCCAGGCGCGTGTCCTCGCCCTCGTAGACCAGGCCCATGCCGCCGCCGCCCAACTTTTTCACAATGCGGTAGTGCGAGATGGTTTGCCCGATCACGGCAGCTTGCTCCGCAGCATCGGGCATCTTAGGTCTGCCACGCCCCAAAATCAACGCGCTTGGGTTCAATAGTCAAATCGAATGCCGATATGCCCCGCCACCTGCTGGGCGGCGGCGCGGAACTGGTTGGGCGCGGTAATGAACGCCGCCGTTCCGCCGGTTGCCGATGCCAGCCCTTGCAGGCGATATATGCCTTCATCTCCGTTCACGTCCACGCCGATGCAATAGATTTTCACGCCGCTGGCACGGATTTCCGCCGACGAGGCGAGTGTGGGAATACGGCTACTGGCGTTCTTGCCGTCGGAGATCACCAGCAGGACACGGCTGTCGTTTTTCGCGATGCGACGCAGGTGTCCGGCAGCAAAGCCGGCAGCGTCGAGCAATGCCGTGCCCGGATGCGGCTTGATCTGGTCGAGCGCCTTCTCCAGGCGCTTCGCGTCGCCGGTTAAATCTTCCTCGAAGACCAGGTCGTTGCTGAACGAGAGAATGAAAGCTTCATCTTCCGGGCCGAGGCGTCGGACAAGGTCGCTGAGACTATTGACGATGGCTTGCCGCGTGCCTTTGCGAGTCGTCGAGGTCTCCAGCAGAATGCCGAGGGACACCGGTGGACCGGTGCGTCTCGGGAAAGCTGCCTCGGAAGAGATCGGCGGCAACGAATTGGCGGCAGCAGTGGATTCAGCCGGCGGCTCCGGTTCGCCTTTCCATCCCGTGCGGGACACCGAAGCCGGTGTGGCGCGTGTCTTCGACCCGTGTGCCTTAGTCCCCGACAACGCAGGTTTCGAAACATTCGCCGAAGCAACTTGCGCCGTCTTCGCGGTCGCAACCACGGTGGCGGCCGCACTCGCTCCCGGCGCCGCGGTGTTAGCCAGGTACTGCTCCCAATCGCGATCGCTGCCGCCATCTTCCTTGTATTTTTTCCTGCCAAACTGCTCGACGTCGCGTGCCGCCGCAGGTCCTCCCGACAGGTTCACTGCGCGCGCCAGCAGCCAATATCCCTGCTGCCGGTTCGGTTTGTCTCCCGACAAGTCGGCAAGCGCCAGCGCATATACCAGGCGCGGATCATTAGGCGAGGCTGCGACCGCCTGCCCGAGCAATTCCCTGGCGAGGGAATAATCCTTTCGCTCCAGCGCCTCCGATCCCGCCGCCGCCGCCAACGTCGCCTGCGAATACTGCCGCAAACGCGAAAACTCGTCGAAGCTCATGCCCTCTGGACGCCGCAAGCGGCCAAGGCTCAATAATCCGCGCTGTACAGGATCTTCCTCGGCCGTGCGGCGCGTGGACGCTGCGTGCCGCACCGCAACCGTCGGCCGTTGTTGATGGGCCGTCAAGACCGCGAGTGCCAGGGCATTATCGGGATCGCTCGTCAGCAACTCCCGCGCCCACTTCGCCGCGGCCGCGTCATTGTGCGTCTGCTCTTCGTCCCAGACAATCCACTCCAACGCGTCCATTTTCAAATTGCTGGTCGGCGCGCCGGCAGCGAATCGCTCCAGGGCGGACAGGCGGCTGTTCGTATTGGCCTGCGTGATCGCTTTCAGGTAAGCGTCAATATGCGTGGTATCGGTGGCCTGCGCGACAGCTCGCGGTACGCCGGCCAGGAAAAAAATGATGATCGCCGCGCAGACGGCGCCGGCAGGGCGGCCGAACTCGGAGCTTACGCTCTCGCGGTACATAAGGCCTCGGGGGGAGTACGTAGCGTGCTTTCCTGCTTAGATGCCGGTTCGGCGCGGCTGTGAGCGGAATCGCCAACGAAATCCGGGAACTCTGAAAGGCGCGAGAGCACGCAAAATTTCGATGCCGGAGATCATGGCTTGCAGTCGAGCGACGGCGAGGTCATAATTCCTCCCTTTTCCCGCAGGGTGTGGGAGCATCGATTTTCCGAAGGAGCCACCATGGGCTTACTCCATCTTTGTGACGAGCAGCCGGCCACCGTCCGTCCGGAAACCAGCGCCTCCGCAGCCATCCAGCTCATGCTCGATCACCGCGTTGGAGCAGTCACCGTGCTGGATGACGATGCCGTCGTCGCCGGGGTCTTCACCGAACGCGATGTCTTGCGCAAACTTGCCCTGAGCGGCAAGGATCCGGCAAAAACTCCGGTCGCCGAACTGATGACTACGCCGGTCGTGCTGGCTACCCCGGACACGTCGCCAGGCGAGGCATTTTCCATCATGATGGAGCGCCACTTCCGGCACCTCCCCATTGTTGACGACCGCGGCCGCCTGGTCGGCATGCTCTCCATTCGCAATTTGCTCCAGTGGCGCGTCGATGAGCTTACTGATCGCCTCGACACCATGGAGCAGTACATCACCAACGACGCCATGGGGGGATAACGAAAGACGAGGGCCGTTGGTGCGGTTGTTGCGGATAGCCGCTACACCCGTGCCCATATTTTGTCCTGCTGCCCTGGCGCTCGACCCCGGCAACACCTGGGTTTAGCCGCTTTCTAAGCGCGAATCGATTTCCCCGGTAGGTACTTCCCCCGATATAAGAAATGCCACCCGGGGGCGAAGATTTACACCGCTTGGCGAGTCGCTTCGTCGTCCATCGGTGGAAAAAATGTGCTACAACGGTGGACGCACCCAGCAACTCG from Terriglobales bacterium encodes the following:
- a CDS encoding VWA domain-containing protein gives rise to the protein MYRESVSSEFGRPAGAVCAAIIIFFLAGVPRAVAQATDTTHIDAYLKAITQANTNSRLSALERFAAGAPTSNLKMDALEWIVWDEEQTHNDAAAAKWARELLTSDPDNALALAVLTAHQQRPTVAVRHAASTRRTAEEDPVQRGLLSLGRLRRPEGMSFDEFSRLRQYSQATLAAAAGSEALERKDYSLARELLGQAVAASPNDPRLVYALALADLSGDKPNRQQGYWLLARAVNLSGGPAAARDVEQFGRKKYKEDGGSDRDWEQYLANTAAPGASAAATVVATAKTAQVASANVSKPALSGTKAHGSKTRATPASVSRTGWKGEPEPPAESTAAANSLPPISSEAAFPRRTGPPVSLGILLETSTTRKGTRQAIVNSLSDLVRRLGPEDEAFILSFSNDLVFEEDLTGDAKRLEKALDQIKPHPGTALLDAAGFAAGHLRRIAKNDSRVLLVISDGKNASSRIPTLASSAEIRASGVKIYCIGVDVNGDEGIYRLQGLASATGGTAAFITAPNQFRAAAQQVAGHIGIRFDY
- a CDS encoding CBS domain-containing protein — translated: MGLLHLCDEQPATVRPETSASAAIQLMLDHRVGAVTVLDDDAVVAGVFTERDVLRKLALSGKDPAKTPVAELMTTPVVLATPDTSPGEAFSIMMERHFRHLPIVDDRGRLVGMLSIRNLLQWRVDELTDRLDTMEQYITNDAMGG